A stretch of the Orcinus orca chromosome 1, mOrcOrc1.1, whole genome shotgun sequence genome encodes the following:
- the ISG20L2 gene encoding interferon-stimulated 20 kDa exonuclease-like 2: MSTLLLNLDFGEPPPRRALEGNAKHQKFVKKRRLLERKGFLNKKQQPPSKVPKLRSEPSKKGDTPKVDGTWKAPPLPKKKTAASSSGSEQSLDKKAAVPWLTPAPSQKAGSVVAKVDLLGEFQSALPKIKSLPIRPQKKGSQKNPPQKTAPQISTQAHSENKYPGASQKMPTKMVAIDCEMVGTGPKGHVSSLARCSIVSYSGDVLYDEYILPPCHIVDYRTRWSGIRKQHMVNATPFKIARSQILKILTGKIVVGHAIHNDFKALQYFHPKSLTRDTSHIPLLNRKADCPENATVSLKHLTKKLLSRDIQVGKSGHSSVEDAQATMELYKLVEVEWEQHLAQNPPKD, from the exons ATGTCTACCTTACTCCTCAATCTGGATTTTGGCGAACCTCCCCCCAGAAGGGCATTAGAAGGCAATGCCAAGCACCAAAAATTTGTCAAGAAGCGGCGGCTCTTGGAAAGGAAAGGCTTTCTGAATAAGAAGCAGCAGCCCCCTAGCAAGGTCCCTAAGTTGCGCTCAGAACCTTCAAAGAAAGGGGACACTCCCAAGGTGGATGGCACTTGGAAGGCCCCTCCCCTTCCAAAAAAGAAGACTGCTGCTTCCAGCAGTGGGTCAGAGCAGTCCCTGGACAAGAAAGCTGCAGTGCCTTGGCTGACCCCTGCTCCTTCACAGAAAGCTGGTTCTGTTGTGGCTAAAGTAGATTTGCTGGGGGAGTTCCAGAGTGCCCTACCAAAGATCAAGAGCCTCCCAATTCGCCCCCAGAAGAAGGGCTCCCAGAAGAACCCTCCTCAGAAGACTGCCCCACAGATCTCCACCCAAGCTCACTCAGAGAATAAATACCCTGGAGCATCCCAGAAGATGCCAACGAAGATGGTGGCAATTGACTGTGAGATGGTGGGCACAGGACCCAAGGGGCATGTCAGTTCCTTGGCTCGATGTAGCATTGTCAGCTACAGCGGAGATGTGCTTTATGATGAGTACATCCTTCCCCCCTGCCACATTGTGGACTACCGGACCAGATGGAGCGGTATCCGGAAGCAGCACATGGTGAATGCTACACCCTTCAAGATTGCTCGGAGCCAG ATCTTGAAGATTCTCACAGGGAAGATAGTGGTGGGGCATGCCATCCACAATGACTTCAAAGCCCTTCAGTATTTTCACCCTAAGTCCCTCACCCGAGACACCTCCCATATCCCCCTCCTCAACCGTAAGGCCGACTGCCCAGAGAATGCAACCGTGTCTCTGAAGCATCTCACCAAGAAGCTGCTGAGCCGGGACATCCAG gTTGGGAAAAGCGGACATTCCTCTGTGGAAGATGCTCAGGCCACCATGGAGCTGTACAAGTTGGTCGAAGTTGAGTGGGAACAGCACCTGGCCCAGAATCCCCCAAAAGACTAG